In Calonectris borealis chromosome Z, bCalBor7.hap1.2, whole genome shotgun sequence, a single genomic region encodes these proteins:
- the CAST gene encoding calpastatin isoform X11, with protein sequence MAFARWWYAMHGDKKASGPSSKSGEKKAETAETKPASADVSQPPKTQTSGAPAVKKQSPSADASKTQIMKPSETKSATTKTESGKNTQSTKPTDSQNKQPSEERQKEPSGAKSQTSPSVTTTSKPNNTGKVTTTQADQPPQTASVETAKPKSEKMSVAAGTAGAGAAGADAAGASVVTAADKSSTELGMDESALDSLIDTLGGPEDDVPTSPVYTGPEVTEDISSRYLEEMGKREGSLPPEYVKLLKSKGDSKDGVPPKVDERDEKPMTDDELAEALSSDFTCSAASAEEKKSLTEKPSKEGEIVQAQAASSVKTSVLPKEKTTKSEEEVKDDAVEALLDTLSGPEPQPEEDLSPVVEVSEAKAKEKKEEKAGERDDTIPPEYRLTPELDKDGKPILPKPEEKPKPLSESDLVDEFSKDFACPAQPAVQCKPSKPSSTFKKPSDPVSAKTTEDEVVPRATACTVQSSAPSAVSSVGHVADEALEALSRSLGKREPDPDEKKPAVDKVKEKTKQEECKKLGENEETIPPEYRLTEAKDKDGKPLLPKPEEKSQPMSENDLLKGLTEGFSCSPSPSAPLPTPTVVKKTKESKKPAGSSDVISATTVSSVHSAAPLASTSGGKEMDEALDLLSDFLGQREPDPDEDKPVVDKVKEKAKSEHTDKLGERDDTIPPDYRKLLESGEQGKPVKPTAKDDVKHKEQEKPTDDSAAIDALSGDFDTCAKAPATPQHSKDKSGKETITTKPTPKDKGKPKDPKTAKGQSSSSKSEKQKTS encoded by the exons aagcAGTCCCCCTCTGCAGATGCATCAAAAACACAAATTATGAAGCCATCTGAAACAAAG TCCGCAACAACCAAAACAGAATCTGGAAAAAACACTCAGTCAACCAAG CCAACAGACTCTCAAAATAAACAGCCATCCGAAGAGAGGCAAAAGGAACCCAGTGGT GCAAAAAGCCAAACCTCACCTTCTGTGACAACAACTTCTAAGCCAAACAATACAGGAAAAGTAACTACAACTCAAGCTGACCAGCCCCCACAAACAGCCTCCGTAGAGACAGCAAAG CCCAAGTCTGAGAAGATGTCCGTAGCGGCTGGCACAGCTGGTGCAGGTGCAGCCGGTGCAGATGCAGCCGGTGCAAGTGTGGTTACTGCAGCTGATAAGTCAAGTACTGAG CTTGGTATGGATGAGTCGGCACTAGATAGCCTAATAGATACCCTAGGTGGACCTGAAGATGATGTGCCTACTAGTCCTGTTTACACTGGTCCGGAAGTTAcg GAAGATATATCTTCAAGATACTTGGAAGAAATGGGTAAACGGGAAGGTAGTCTCCCTCCAGAGTATGTTAAATTGTTGAAG AGCAAAGGGGATAGCAAAGATGGAGTCCCACCAAAAGTAGATGAACGAGATGAA AAGCCGATGACAGATGATGAGCTTGCAGAGGCCCTGTCGTCTGACTTTACCTGTagtgctgcttctgctgaagaaaagaagagTCTGACAGAG AAACCAAGCAAGGAAGGAGAAATTGTGCAAGCACAAGCAGCAAGTTCAGTCAAGACCTCAGTTCTTCCGAAGGAGAAGACGACAAAATCAGAAGAG gaagtTAAGGATGATGCAGTGGAAGCTCTTCTTGATACTCTCAGTGGACCTGAACCTCAACCTGAAGAAGATCTTAGCCCTGTTGTAGAGGTGTCAGAG gcaaaagctaaagagaaaaaagaagaaaaggctggaGAACGTGATGATACGATACCTCCAGAATACAGGTTAACACCGGAGTTG GATAAAGATGGAAAACCAATACTgccaaagcctgaagaaaaacCTAAG CCTTTGAGTGAATCTGATCTTGTTGATGAATTTTCAAAAGACTTTGCCTGCCCTGCACAGCCTGCAGTACAATGCAAACCATCGAAACCCAGCAGCACATTCAAA AAGCCTTCAGATCCTGTGTCTGCAAAAACTACTGAGGATGAAGTAGTCCCTCGTGCCACAGCTTGCACTGTGCAGTCTTCAGCTCCATCAGCTGTGTCCTCA GTTGGTCACGTGGCAGATGAAGCACTGGAAGCCTTGTCCAGAAGCCTAGGAAAGAGGGAGCCTGATCCAGACGAAAAGAAACCTGCTGTGGACAAAGTTAAG GAGAAAACCAAACAGGAAGAATGCAAAAAACTGGGTGAAAATGAAGAAACTATTCCTCCAGAGTACAGATTAACAGAGGCAAAA GATAAAGATGGAAAACCACTCTTaccaaaacctgaagaaaagtCCCAG CCTATGAGTGAAAACGATCTTTTAAAGGGTTTGACGGAAGgattttcctgttctccatcccCATCTGCACCATTACCTACACCAACTGTAGTAAAG AAAACCAAGGAGAGTAAAAAGCCTGCGGGTTCCTCAGATGTTATCTCTGCTACTACAGTTTCTTCAGTGCACTCAGCAGCTCCTCTAGCTTCTACCTCA GGAGGAAAAGAGATGGACGAAGCCTTGGATCTCCTGTCCGATTTCTTGGGACAGAGGGAGCCCGACCCTGATGAGGACAAACCAGTTGTGGATAAAGTAAAG GAAAAGGCTAAATCTGAACACACAGACAAACTTGGAGAAAGAGATGATACTATCCCACCTGACTATCGAAAACTTCTGGAGTCAGGTGAGCAG GGTAAACCAGTAAAGCCAACAGCAAAGGATGATGTGAAACACAAAGAACAAGAG AAGCCTACAGATGACTCTGCAGCTATTGATGCCCTATCAGGTGACTTTGATACTTGTGCAAAGGCTCCTGCCACTCCACAGCATTCAAAG GACAAAAGTGGAAAGGAAACCATCACCACTAAACCAACCCCAAAGGACAAAGGAAAACCCAAAGACCCTAAAACG GCAAAGGGACAGTCCTCCAGCAGCAaatctgagaagcagaaaacaagctAA
- the CAST gene encoding calpastatin isoform X14 has protein sequence MAFARWWYAMHGDKKASGPSSKSGEKKAETAETKPASADVSQPPKTQTSGAPAVKKQSPSADASKTQIMKPSETKSATTKTESGKNTQSTKPTDSQNKQPSEERQKEPSGPKSEKMSVAAGTAGAGAAGADAAGASVVTAADKSSTELGMDESALDSLIDTLGGPEDDVPTSPVYTGPEVTEDISSRYLEEMGKREGSLPPEYVKLLKSKGDSKDGVPPKVDERDEKPMTDDELAEALSSDFTCSAASAEEKKSLTEKPSKEGEIVQAQAASSVKTSVLPKEKTTKSEEEVKDDAVEALLDTLSGPEPQPEEDLSPVVEVSEAKAKEKKEEKAGERDDTIPPEYRLTPELDKDGKPILPKPEEKPKPLSESDLVDEFSKDFACPAQPAVQCKPSKPSSTFKKPSDPVSAKTTEDEVVPRATACTVQSSAPSAVSSVGHVADEALEALSRSLGKREPDPDEKKPAVDKVKEKTKQEECKKLGENEETIPPEYRLTEAKDKDGKPLLPKPEEKSQPMSENDLLKGLTEGFSCSPSPSAPLPTPTVVKKTKESKKPAGSSDVISATTVSSVHSAAPLASTSGGKEMDEALDLLSDFLGQREPDPDEDKPVVDKVKEKAKSEHTDKLGERDDTIPPDYRKLLESGEQGKPVKPTAKDDVKHKEQEKPTDDSAAIDALSGDFDTCAKAPATPQHSKCRTKVERKPSPLNQPQRTKENPKTLKRQRDSPPAANLRSRKQAKR, from the exons aagcAGTCCCCCTCTGCAGATGCATCAAAAACACAAATTATGAAGCCATCTGAAACAAAG TCCGCAACAACCAAAACAGAATCTGGAAAAAACACTCAGTCAACCAAG CCAACAGACTCTCAAAATAAACAGCCATCCGAAGAGAGGCAAAAGGAACCCAGTGGT CCCAAGTCTGAGAAGATGTCCGTAGCGGCTGGCACAGCTGGTGCAGGTGCAGCCGGTGCAGATGCAGCCGGTGCAAGTGTGGTTACTGCAGCTGATAAGTCAAGTACTGAG CTTGGTATGGATGAGTCGGCACTAGATAGCCTAATAGATACCCTAGGTGGACCTGAAGATGATGTGCCTACTAGTCCTGTTTACACTGGTCCGGAAGTTAcg GAAGATATATCTTCAAGATACTTGGAAGAAATGGGTAAACGGGAAGGTAGTCTCCCTCCAGAGTATGTTAAATTGTTGAAG AGCAAAGGGGATAGCAAAGATGGAGTCCCACCAAAAGTAGATGAACGAGATGAA AAGCCGATGACAGATGATGAGCTTGCAGAGGCCCTGTCGTCTGACTTTACCTGTagtgctgcttctgctgaagaaaagaagagTCTGACAGAG AAACCAAGCAAGGAAGGAGAAATTGTGCAAGCACAAGCAGCAAGTTCAGTCAAGACCTCAGTTCTTCCGAAGGAGAAGACGACAAAATCAGAAGAG gaagtTAAGGATGATGCAGTGGAAGCTCTTCTTGATACTCTCAGTGGACCTGAACCTCAACCTGAAGAAGATCTTAGCCCTGTTGTAGAGGTGTCAGAG gcaaaagctaaagagaaaaaagaagaaaaggctggaGAACGTGATGATACGATACCTCCAGAATACAGGTTAACACCGGAGTTG GATAAAGATGGAAAACCAATACTgccaaagcctgaagaaaaacCTAAG CCTTTGAGTGAATCTGATCTTGTTGATGAATTTTCAAAAGACTTTGCCTGCCCTGCACAGCCTGCAGTACAATGCAAACCATCGAAACCCAGCAGCACATTCAAA AAGCCTTCAGATCCTGTGTCTGCAAAAACTACTGAGGATGAAGTAGTCCCTCGTGCCACAGCTTGCACTGTGCAGTCTTCAGCTCCATCAGCTGTGTCCTCA GTTGGTCACGTGGCAGATGAAGCACTGGAAGCCTTGTCCAGAAGCCTAGGAAAGAGGGAGCCTGATCCAGACGAAAAGAAACCTGCTGTGGACAAAGTTAAG GAGAAAACCAAACAGGAAGAATGCAAAAAACTGGGTGAAAATGAAGAAACTATTCCTCCAGAGTACAGATTAACAGAGGCAAAA GATAAAGATGGAAAACCACTCTTaccaaaacctgaagaaaagtCCCAG CCTATGAGTGAAAACGATCTTTTAAAGGGTTTGACGGAAGgattttcctgttctccatcccCATCTGCACCATTACCTACACCAACTGTAGTAAAG AAAACCAAGGAGAGTAAAAAGCCTGCGGGTTCCTCAGATGTTATCTCTGCTACTACAGTTTCTTCAGTGCACTCAGCAGCTCCTCTAGCTTCTACCTCA GGAGGAAAAGAGATGGACGAAGCCTTGGATCTCCTGTCCGATTTCTTGGGACAGAGGGAGCCCGACCCTGATGAGGACAAACCAGTTGTGGATAAAGTAAAG GAAAAGGCTAAATCTGAACACACAGACAAACTTGGAGAAAGAGATGATACTATCCCACCTGACTATCGAAAACTTCTGGAGTCAGGTGAGCAG GGTAAACCAGTAAAGCCAACAGCAAAGGATGATGTGAAACACAAAGAACAAGAG AAGCCTACAGATGACTCTGCAGCTATTGATGCCCTATCAGGTGACTTTGATACTTGTGCAAAGGCTCCTGCCACTCCACAGCATTCAAAG tgTAGGACAAAAGTGGAAAGGAAACCATCACCACTAAACCAACCCCAAAGGACAAAGGAAAACCCAAAGACCCTAAAACG GCAAAGGGACAGTCCTCCAGCAGCAaatctgagaagcagaaaacaagctAAACGTTAA
- the CAST gene encoding calpastatin isoform X20 encodes MKPSETKSATTKTESGKNTQSTKPTDSQNKQPSEERQKEPSGAKSQTSPSVTTTSKPNNTGKVTTTQADQPPQTASVETAKPKSEKMSVAAGTAGAGAAGADAAGASVVTAADKSSTELGMDESALDSLIDTLGGPEDDVPTSPVYTGPEVTEDISSRYLEEMGKREGSLPPEYVKLLKSKGDSKDGVPPKVDERDEKPMTDDELAEALSSDFTCSAASAEEKKSLTEKPSKEGEIVQAQAASSVKTSVLPKEKTTKSEEEVKDDAVEALLDTLSGPEPQPEEDLSPVVEVSEAKAKEKKEEKAGERDDTIPPEYRLTPELDKDGKPILPKPEEKPKPLSESDLVDEFSKDFACPAQPAVQCKPSKPSSTFKKPSDPVSAKTTEDEVVPRATACTVQSSAPSAVSSVGHVADEALEALSRSLGKREPDPDEKKPAVDKVKEKTKQEECKKLGENEETIPPEYRLTEAKDKDGKPLLPKPEEKSQPMSENDLLKGLTEGFSCSPSPSAPLPTPTVVKKTKESKKPAGSSDVISATTVSSVHSAAPLASTSGGKEMDEALDLLSDFLGQREPDPDEDKPVVDKVKEKAKSEHTDKLGERDDTIPPDYRKLLESGEQGKPVKPTAKDDVKHKEQEKPTDDSAAIDALSGDFDTCAKAPATPQHSKCRTKVERKPSPLNQPQRTKENPKTLKRQRDSPPAANLRSRKQAKR; translated from the exons ATGAAGCCATCTGAAACAAAG TCCGCAACAACCAAAACAGAATCTGGAAAAAACACTCAGTCAACCAAG CCAACAGACTCTCAAAATAAACAGCCATCCGAAGAGAGGCAAAAGGAACCCAGTGGT GCAAAAAGCCAAACCTCACCTTCTGTGACAACAACTTCTAAGCCAAACAATACAGGAAAAGTAACTACAACTCAAGCTGACCAGCCCCCACAAACAGCCTCCGTAGAGACAGCAAAG CCCAAGTCTGAGAAGATGTCCGTAGCGGCTGGCACAGCTGGTGCAGGTGCAGCCGGTGCAGATGCAGCCGGTGCAAGTGTGGTTACTGCAGCTGATAAGTCAAGTACTGAG CTTGGTATGGATGAGTCGGCACTAGATAGCCTAATAGATACCCTAGGTGGACCTGAAGATGATGTGCCTACTAGTCCTGTTTACACTGGTCCGGAAGTTAcg GAAGATATATCTTCAAGATACTTGGAAGAAATGGGTAAACGGGAAGGTAGTCTCCCTCCAGAGTATGTTAAATTGTTGAAG AGCAAAGGGGATAGCAAAGATGGAGTCCCACCAAAAGTAGATGAACGAGATGAA AAGCCGATGACAGATGATGAGCTTGCAGAGGCCCTGTCGTCTGACTTTACCTGTagtgctgcttctgctgaagaaaagaagagTCTGACAGAG AAACCAAGCAAGGAAGGAGAAATTGTGCAAGCACAAGCAGCAAGTTCAGTCAAGACCTCAGTTCTTCCGAAGGAGAAGACGACAAAATCAGAAGAG gaagtTAAGGATGATGCAGTGGAAGCTCTTCTTGATACTCTCAGTGGACCTGAACCTCAACCTGAAGAAGATCTTAGCCCTGTTGTAGAGGTGTCAGAG gcaaaagctaaagagaaaaaagaagaaaaggctggaGAACGTGATGATACGATACCTCCAGAATACAGGTTAACACCGGAGTTG GATAAAGATGGAAAACCAATACTgccaaagcctgaagaaaaacCTAAG CCTTTGAGTGAATCTGATCTTGTTGATGAATTTTCAAAAGACTTTGCCTGCCCTGCACAGCCTGCAGTACAATGCAAACCATCGAAACCCAGCAGCACATTCAAA AAGCCTTCAGATCCTGTGTCTGCAAAAACTACTGAGGATGAAGTAGTCCCTCGTGCCACAGCTTGCACTGTGCAGTCTTCAGCTCCATCAGCTGTGTCCTCA GTTGGTCACGTGGCAGATGAAGCACTGGAAGCCTTGTCCAGAAGCCTAGGAAAGAGGGAGCCTGATCCAGACGAAAAGAAACCTGCTGTGGACAAAGTTAAG GAGAAAACCAAACAGGAAGAATGCAAAAAACTGGGTGAAAATGAAGAAACTATTCCTCCAGAGTACAGATTAACAGAGGCAAAA GATAAAGATGGAAAACCACTCTTaccaaaacctgaagaaaagtCCCAG CCTATGAGTGAAAACGATCTTTTAAAGGGTTTGACGGAAGgattttcctgttctccatcccCATCTGCACCATTACCTACACCAACTGTAGTAAAG AAAACCAAGGAGAGTAAAAAGCCTGCGGGTTCCTCAGATGTTATCTCTGCTACTACAGTTTCTTCAGTGCACTCAGCAGCTCCTCTAGCTTCTACCTCA GGAGGAAAAGAGATGGACGAAGCCTTGGATCTCCTGTCCGATTTCTTGGGACAGAGGGAGCCCGACCCTGATGAGGACAAACCAGTTGTGGATAAAGTAAAG GAAAAGGCTAAATCTGAACACACAGACAAACTTGGAGAAAGAGATGATACTATCCCACCTGACTATCGAAAACTTCTGGAGTCAGGTGAGCAG GGTAAACCAGTAAAGCCAACAGCAAAGGATGATGTGAAACACAAAGAACAAGAG AAGCCTACAGATGACTCTGCAGCTATTGATGCCCTATCAGGTGACTTTGATACTTGTGCAAAGGCTCCTGCCACTCCACAGCATTCAAAG tgTAGGACAAAAGTGGAAAGGAAACCATCACCACTAAACCAACCCCAAAGGACAAAGGAAAACCCAAAGACCCTAAAACG GCAAAGGGACAGTCCTCCAGCAGCAaatctgagaagcagaaaacaagctAAACGTTAA
- the CAST gene encoding calpastatin isoform X5, with protein MGFAHRRFLPNAKRRCGAERRAPARASASALSRPEPAYFGSLPGRRHWRAVPCRAVPEVGRPCLLGGERAARHTGSPRAWPAPPEHQNHSCSGAGAKTAVSWHSCWKQKARVYDKQSPSADASKTQIMKPSETKSATTKTESGKNTQSTKPTDSQNKQPSEERQKEPSGAKSQTSPSVTTTSKPNNTGKVTTTQADQPPQTASVETAKPKSEKMSVAAGTAGAGAAGADAAGASVVTAADKSSTELGMDESALDSLIDTLGGPEDDVPTSPVYTGPEVTEDISSRYLEEMGKREGSLPPEYVKLLKSKGDSKDGVPPKVDERDEKPMTDDELAEALSSDFTCSAASAEEKKSLTEKPSKEGEIVQAQAASSVKTSVLPKEKTTKSEEEVKDDAVEALLDTLSGPEPQPEEDLSPVVEVSEAKAKEKKEEKAGERDDTIPPEYRLTPELDKDGKPILPKPEEKPKPLSESDLVDEFSKDFACPAQPAVQCKPSKPSSTFKKPSDPVSAKTTEDEVVPRATACTVQSSAPSAVSSVGHVADEALEALSRSLGKREPDPDEKKPAVDKVKEKTKQEECKKLGENEETIPPEYRLTEAKDKDGKPLLPKPEEKSQPMSENDLLKGLTEGFSCSPSPSAPLPTPTVVKKTKESKKPAGSSDVISATTVSSVHSAAPLASTSGGKEMDEALDLLSDFLGQREPDPDEDKPVVDKVKEKAKSEHTDKLGERDDTIPPDYRKLLESGEQGKPVKPTAKDDVKHKEQEKPTDDSAAIDALSGDFDTCAKAPATPQHSKAKGQSSSSKSEKQKTS; from the exons ATGGGGTTTGCTCACCGTCGCTTCTTGCCGAATGCGAAGAGGCGCTGCGGTGCAGAGCGCAGAGCTCCCGCACGCGCCTCCGCATCAGCACTTTCTCGGCCTGAACCTGCTTATTTCGGTTCCCTCCCCGGGCGCAGGCACTggcgtgccgtgccgtgccgtgccgtgccggagGTGGGGCGGCCGTGCCTGCTGGGTGGGGAGCGCGCCGCTCGGCACACCGGCTCACCGAGGGCTTGGCCAGCACCTCCTgaacaccaaaaccacagctgcTCTGGCGCTGGGGCAAAAACAGCCGTATCCTGGCATTCCTGCTGGAAACAGAAGGCACGCGTGTACGAC aagcAGTCCCCCTCTGCAGATGCATCAAAAACACAAATTATGAAGCCATCTGAAACAAAG TCCGCAACAACCAAAACAGAATCTGGAAAAAACACTCAGTCAACCAAG CCAACAGACTCTCAAAATAAACAGCCATCCGAAGAGAGGCAAAAGGAACCCAGTGGT GCAAAAAGCCAAACCTCACCTTCTGTGACAACAACTTCTAAGCCAAACAATACAGGAAAAGTAACTACAACTCAAGCTGACCAGCCCCCACAAACAGCCTCCGTAGAGACAGCAAAG CCCAAGTCTGAGAAGATGTCCGTAGCGGCTGGCACAGCTGGTGCAGGTGCAGCCGGTGCAGATGCAGCCGGTGCAAGTGTGGTTACTGCAGCTGATAAGTCAAGTACTGAG CTTGGTATGGATGAGTCGGCACTAGATAGCCTAATAGATACCCTAGGTGGACCTGAAGATGATGTGCCTACTAGTCCTGTTTACACTGGTCCGGAAGTTAcg GAAGATATATCTTCAAGATACTTGGAAGAAATGGGTAAACGGGAAGGTAGTCTCCCTCCAGAGTATGTTAAATTGTTGAAG AGCAAAGGGGATAGCAAAGATGGAGTCCCACCAAAAGTAGATGAACGAGATGAA AAGCCGATGACAGATGATGAGCTTGCAGAGGCCCTGTCGTCTGACTTTACCTGTagtgctgcttctgctgaagaaaagaagagTCTGACAGAG AAACCAAGCAAGGAAGGAGAAATTGTGCAAGCACAAGCAGCAAGTTCAGTCAAGACCTCAGTTCTTCCGAAGGAGAAGACGACAAAATCAGAAGAG gaagtTAAGGATGATGCAGTGGAAGCTCTTCTTGATACTCTCAGTGGACCTGAACCTCAACCTGAAGAAGATCTTAGCCCTGTTGTAGAGGTGTCAGAG gcaaaagctaaagagaaaaaagaagaaaaggctggaGAACGTGATGATACGATACCTCCAGAATACAGGTTAACACCGGAGTTG GATAAAGATGGAAAACCAATACTgccaaagcctgaagaaaaacCTAAG CCTTTGAGTGAATCTGATCTTGTTGATGAATTTTCAAAAGACTTTGCCTGCCCTGCACAGCCTGCAGTACAATGCAAACCATCGAAACCCAGCAGCACATTCAAA AAGCCTTCAGATCCTGTGTCTGCAAAAACTACTGAGGATGAAGTAGTCCCTCGTGCCACAGCTTGCACTGTGCAGTCTTCAGCTCCATCAGCTGTGTCCTCA GTTGGTCACGTGGCAGATGAAGCACTGGAAGCCTTGTCCAGAAGCCTAGGAAAGAGGGAGCCTGATCCAGACGAAAAGAAACCTGCTGTGGACAAAGTTAAG GAGAAAACCAAACAGGAAGAATGCAAAAAACTGGGTGAAAATGAAGAAACTATTCCTCCAGAGTACAGATTAACAGAGGCAAAA GATAAAGATGGAAAACCACTCTTaccaaaacctgaagaaaagtCCCAG CCTATGAGTGAAAACGATCTTTTAAAGGGTTTGACGGAAGgattttcctgttctccatcccCATCTGCACCATTACCTACACCAACTGTAGTAAAG AAAACCAAGGAGAGTAAAAAGCCTGCGGGTTCCTCAGATGTTATCTCTGCTACTACAGTTTCTTCAGTGCACTCAGCAGCTCCTCTAGCTTCTACCTCA GGAGGAAAAGAGATGGACGAAGCCTTGGATCTCCTGTCCGATTTCTTGGGACAGAGGGAGCCCGACCCTGATGAGGACAAACCAGTTGTGGATAAAGTAAAG GAAAAGGCTAAATCTGAACACACAGACAAACTTGGAGAAAGAGATGATACTATCCCACCTGACTATCGAAAACTTCTGGAGTCAGGTGAGCAG GGTAAACCAGTAAAGCCAACAGCAAAGGATGATGTGAAACACAAAGAACAAGAG AAGCCTACAGATGACTCTGCAGCTATTGATGCCCTATCAGGTGACTTTGATACTTGTGCAAAGGCTCCTGCCACTCCACAGCATTCAAAG GCAAAGGGACAGTCCTCCAGCAGCAaatctgagaagcagaaaacaagctAA
- the CAST gene encoding calpastatin isoform X9 has translation MSQPGTGRQPPPTAHGDKKASGPSSKSGEKKAETAETKPASADVSQPPKTQTSGAPAVKKQSPSADASKTQIMKPSETKSATTKTESGKNTQSTKPTDSQNKQPSEERQKEPSGAKSQTSPSVTTTSKPNNTGKVTTTQADQPPQTASVETAKPKSEKMSVAAGTAGAGAAGADAAGASVVTAADKSSTELGMDESALDSLIDTLGGPEDDVPTSPVYTGPEVTEDISSRYLEEMGKREGSLPPEYVKLLKSKGDSKDGVPPKVDERDEKPMTDDELAEALSSDFTCSAASAEEKKSLTEKPSKEGEIVQAQAASSVKTSVLPKEKTTKSEEEVKDDAVEALLDTLSGPEPQPEEDLSPVVEVSEAKAKEKKEEKAGERDDTIPPEYRLTPELDKDGKPILPKPEEKPKPLSESDLVDEFSKDFACPAQPAVQCKPSKPSSTFKKPSDPVSAKTTEDEVVPRATACTVQSSAPSAVSSVGHVADEALEALSRSLGKREPDPDEKKPAVDKVKEKTKQEECKKLGENEETIPPEYRLTEAKDKDGKPLLPKPEEKSQPMSENDLLKGLTEGFSCSPSPSAPLPTPTVVKKTKESKKPAGSSDVISATTVSSVHSAAPLASTSGGKEMDEALDLLSDFLGQREPDPDEDKPVVDKVKEKAKSEHTDKLGERDDTIPPDYRKLLESGEQGKPVKPTAKDDVKHKEQEKPTDDSAAIDALSGDFDTCAKAPATPQHSKDKSGKETITTKPTPKDKGKPKDPKTAKGQSSSSKSEKQKTS, from the exons aagcAGTCCCCCTCTGCAGATGCATCAAAAACACAAATTATGAAGCCATCTGAAACAAAG TCCGCAACAACCAAAACAGAATCTGGAAAAAACACTCAGTCAACCAAG CCAACAGACTCTCAAAATAAACAGCCATCCGAAGAGAGGCAAAAGGAACCCAGTGGT GCAAAAAGCCAAACCTCACCTTCTGTGACAACAACTTCTAAGCCAAACAATACAGGAAAAGTAACTACAACTCAAGCTGACCAGCCCCCACAAACAGCCTCCGTAGAGACAGCAAAG CCCAAGTCTGAGAAGATGTCCGTAGCGGCTGGCACAGCTGGTGCAGGTGCAGCCGGTGCAGATGCAGCCGGTGCAAGTGTGGTTACTGCAGCTGATAAGTCAAGTACTGAG CTTGGTATGGATGAGTCGGCACTAGATAGCCTAATAGATACCCTAGGTGGACCTGAAGATGATGTGCCTACTAGTCCTGTTTACACTGGTCCGGAAGTTAcg GAAGATATATCTTCAAGATACTTGGAAGAAATGGGTAAACGGGAAGGTAGTCTCCCTCCAGAGTATGTTAAATTGTTGAAG AGCAAAGGGGATAGCAAAGATGGAGTCCCACCAAAAGTAGATGAACGAGATGAA AAGCCGATGACAGATGATGAGCTTGCAGAGGCCCTGTCGTCTGACTTTACCTGTagtgctgcttctgctgaagaaaagaagagTCTGACAGAG AAACCAAGCAAGGAAGGAGAAATTGTGCAAGCACAAGCAGCAAGTTCAGTCAAGACCTCAGTTCTTCCGAAGGAGAAGACGACAAAATCAGAAGAG gaagtTAAGGATGATGCAGTGGAAGCTCTTCTTGATACTCTCAGTGGACCTGAACCTCAACCTGAAGAAGATCTTAGCCCTGTTGTAGAGGTGTCAGAG gcaaaagctaaagagaaaaaagaagaaaaggctggaGAACGTGATGATACGATACCTCCAGAATACAGGTTAACACCGGAGTTG GATAAAGATGGAAAACCAATACTgccaaagcctgaagaaaaacCTAAG CCTTTGAGTGAATCTGATCTTGTTGATGAATTTTCAAAAGACTTTGCCTGCCCTGCACAGCCTGCAGTACAATGCAAACCATCGAAACCCAGCAGCACATTCAAA AAGCCTTCAGATCCTGTGTCTGCAAAAACTACTGAGGATGAAGTAGTCCCTCGTGCCACAGCTTGCACTGTGCAGTCTTCAGCTCCATCAGCTGTGTCCTCA GTTGGTCACGTGGCAGATGAAGCACTGGAAGCCTTGTCCAGAAGCCTAGGAAAGAGGGAGCCTGATCCAGACGAAAAGAAACCTGCTGTGGACAAAGTTAAG GAGAAAACCAAACAGGAAGAATGCAAAAAACTGGGTGAAAATGAAGAAACTATTCCTCCAGAGTACAGATTAACAGAGGCAAAA GATAAAGATGGAAAACCACTCTTaccaaaacctgaagaaaagtCCCAG CCTATGAGTGAAAACGATCTTTTAAAGGGTTTGACGGAAGgattttcctgttctccatcccCATCTGCACCATTACCTACACCAACTGTAGTAAAG AAAACCAAGGAGAGTAAAAAGCCTGCGGGTTCCTCAGATGTTATCTCTGCTACTACAGTTTCTTCAGTGCACTCAGCAGCTCCTCTAGCTTCTACCTCA GGAGGAAAAGAGATGGACGAAGCCTTGGATCTCCTGTCCGATTTCTTGGGACAGAGGGAGCCCGACCCTGATGAGGACAAACCAGTTGTGGATAAAGTAAAG GAAAAGGCTAAATCTGAACACACAGACAAACTTGGAGAAAGAGATGATACTATCCCACCTGACTATCGAAAACTTCTGGAGTCAGGTGAGCAG GGTAAACCAGTAAAGCCAACAGCAAAGGATGATGTGAAACACAAAGAACAAGAG AAGCCTACAGATGACTCTGCAGCTATTGATGCCCTATCAGGTGACTTTGATACTTGTGCAAAGGCTCCTGCCACTCCACAGCATTCAAAG GACAAAAGTGGAAAGGAAACCATCACCACTAAACCAACCCCAAAGGACAAAGGAAAACCCAAAGACCCTAAAACG GCAAAGGGACAGTCCTCCAGCAGCAaatctgagaagcagaaaacaagctAA